The genomic region GCCCCTTACCCGTAAGGATGCTGAGCTGGTTCGACCCGTCGGAACCCTATTTCCAACAAGACGGCTGGCACCCGATCGTCATTTACCGACGGGTCAACCTGCTATTCGGTCGTCCGCGTTGGATTTCGCGATCGCGACGCCAAGGCGATCGCCCCTCTTTCGACAAAACCGCCATTGAGCAGTTAAACGCGGACTGCTACGGTGAAATTGACCGCCTCCTGCGTCGGGGTTGCTACTAAACCCCCGTCGCTTTTTCATTCCCCCATCCCCGTTCGTTCCCCGTCATGTCACAGTTAAATCGTGCCTTCGAGCTCTTGCAACCCGTTCCCGACCGTGGCGATCGCCCGATTTTAGTCTTTTTCCCCGGAATGGACGGTCGCGGCACCTTGCTACAGGCGCAAATTGAAAAAGGTCTCGATCGCGCCTTCGACCTCCGTTGTTTGAGTTTGCCCCCGAACGAGCGCGACTCGTGGTTTGAAATGACCGAACGGGCGATCGCCGCCCTCAAAATCGCCAAAGGCGATCGCCGCCGTCCACTTTACCTCTGTGCCGAATCTTTCGGGGGCTGTCTCGCCTTAAACGTGCTGCTCGCGGCTGGGGATCTCGTCGATCGCGCCGTCTTAATCAATCCCGCCTCCGCCTTCGATCGCCGCTCCTGGATTCAGTGGGGATCGCACTTGAGCGGCTGGATTCCCGCCCCCCTGTACCCCCTCAGCGCGATCGCCTTACTACCCTTTCTCGCCTCCCTCGGGCGCCTTTCCCGGCCCGAAAGCCAAGCGCTGCTCGCCGCCATGCAGTCCCTTCCCCAAGAAACCAGCAGTTGGCGGATTGGCTTGCTGCGCGACTTCGCGATCGCCCCGGAACAACTACGCCAGATTCAAGTCCCCGTGGCGATCGTGGCCAGTGGCGCCGATCGCCTGCTCGCCTCGATCGCCGAATCCGAACGCTTGCTGACCCATCTCGGCAACGCCCGCCGGGTTATCTTACCCGAAAGCGGTCATGCGTGCTTGCTCGAAACCGAGGTCAACCTCTATCAACTGCTCGGCGATCTCGACTTTTTGCCTCCCGCCGCGATCGCGCTTACTCCAGGGTGCGATCGTCACTGAAAGGGGATCGGCCCCGTAGTCGGAACCCCAAAACAATTGCTAAAATAGCGAACGGGTTACTAGCTCAACGGCAGAGCGCGGGACTCTTAATCCCTCGGTTCGGGGTTCGAATCCCCGGTAACCCATTCGTTCTCGTCTCTAGACTCGGGCCGCCACGTCCAGCCTGGGGACCCTCCAGGCCGCTCCGCTTGTCCTAAACCCGTCTGTCGAGGTGGTAGAGTCATGTCACATTTCACGACGATCCAAACTCAAATTAAAGCGATCGAACCTCTAGTGAAAGCTCTCGCGGATCTCGGTTTCTACGCGATAGAAATTCATCAAATTCCTCAAGCACTTTACGGCTATCAAGGCGACCGACGCTCGCAAACTGCCGAAGTGATTGTCCGACGGCAATATATCGGTGCCAACAGCAACGATATCGGATTTAAGCGGCAGCCAGATAACACTTTTGAAGCGATTATTTCCGAATACGATCGCCAGCAATATTCGCAGCAATGGATCGACCAGTTAACCCAACGCTATGCCTACCACCAGTTAATGGCTGAAGCTCCAGCACAAGGGTTTAATATCGAATCGGAAGAAACCTTAGAAGATGGTACGATTCGCGTGGTGGTCGGACGCTGGGTGTGAGCTTACGGCGCGTTGGTTTCGGCTTCTACCGGGGTCGGTTGCGGCGATGTCGGTTTCGGTAAATCGCGATCGAACACCGAGGTCATGAAGACGGAAAAAATAGCGAGGATAAATAACAGGGCGATCGCGTCGCCAATGCCAAATCCTTCGTACTTGCGACGGCGACGATAAGCTAATTCACGATAATGGCGATCGTCGCGATCGTCGAGATAATGGCGATCGTCGCGATCGTCGAGATAATGGCGATCGTCGCGATCGTCGAGATAGTCGCGACGGGGGTTAAACTCGTCGTAACGATCCTCATCCCGATCGCGATTGAAACGGGAATGGCGATCGAGTCGGTCTGCTTCTTTTCTGCGCGTAATCATGATGGCACCTCATTAACATTGGGGGTCTCGTATCGATTCAATTCGAGGTTATAAAACACTCAGGGGTTAAAAAGGGCGAACTATAGCAGTTGTTCGAGCGTCCGTCAGGGGAGAGGCGATCGCCGGACAAGTTCGTGGGTTGGCGACGGAAACAACAGACAATTCTCAAATTGTCCCGAATCACTTTTCGGCGAACGCGCCTCCGATGCTAGGAAAAAGGCAACGGGGAGAAGACCGATCTGTCTGTTTTCCCAGATCCGGTTTCCCAGACCCGGAATCGCCTTTGACGGGAGTGCAACCCGAGGAACCGGATCGAACGGGAACACTCAGCATTAAGTCTTTGTGAAATCCTCGTCAGACGAACCCCAACAGGCGCCGGGCGATCCTAGAGGCCAAAATTCTAGAATCTAGAATCGAGTAAGCTTCTAGCGAGTGCGAAAAACCCTTAAAGCGTTTTCACTGCATGGGAAAACCCCGATCGCGCGATCGCCATGTCAACGAATCACAATGGGTTGCGAGTGCAATTTTCCAAACAACGCATGACCGTCATCGACGTGACTGAACCCCGACCTGCCGTGAGATCCCGCCTTGGACCGTGGAAAATCCCCCTGCGTCTCTTTCTCGTGGTTCCCTTTGTCGTTCAAATTTCCGTGGCGGTGGGGTTGACCGGATGGCTTTCGCTCAAAAATGGAGAACAAGCGGTCAATGATTTAGCCTCCCAACTGCGCGCCGAAATTGGCGCTCGCATCGACCAACAACTACAGAATTATTTGCAAGTTCCGCGTACCCTCGATCGCATCAACGCTGACGCGATCGAATTGGGACAAATTGACATTACCGATACCGCCAGTTTGACCCGTCAATTTTGGCGACAACGAGATCTATTTAAACCCGTCGTCGTTTCCGCCCTTTATTTCGGCGGGGCCGACGGTGAATTTATCGGTTTGGGATTTCAAAATGATAATACTTGGCAAGTCGGAAGAGCGGGAGCATATACCGAGGGAAAGTTCCACAGTTACGCCACCGACGATCGCGGGAATCCGACGGATTTACTCGAAGTGGGTAACGCTTACGACCCACGTGCTCGACCGTGGTATCGCAACGCTATTGAAGCGAAACAACCGACGTGGAGCGATATTTATGTCGATTTTAAAGATCCGCGCTTAAAAATCACTTTAGTCGAACCGATTTATCGCGACGATGGCAGTTTGCTGGGGGTTTTGGGGGTCGATTTTGTCCTGTCCCACATTCGTTCTTTTCTGCAAGGATTACAAATTGGCCAGTCGGGACAGACGTTTATTATGGAACGTTCCGGTTTGTTGGTGGCGTCGTCGGTGTCTCAAGATCCGTTTAATAAAGTCGGCGATCGCGTAGAACGAATTAAAGCTGAAGATGTGGAACATCCGCTAATTCGCAATACCGCACGCATGTTAGACGGATATTTTAATCAAAATTTAGATAAAATCACCCAAACTCGTCAATTACAGTTTCAATTGGACGGAGAAAAACACTTCGTTCAAGTGATGCCTTTTAGCGATGGAGAAAATTTAGATTGGTTAATTGTGATTGTGGTGCCAGAAGCGGATTTTATGGAACGCATTCACGTCAACACCCGCACCACGATTCAACTGTGCGCGATCGCCTTAATTGTCGCCAGTTTACTCGGGTGGATCGCGTCCCGTTGGATTACCCAACCAATTTTACGTTTGAGCGAGGCGAGTATGGAGATTGCCGAGGGGAATTTCAATCAGAAAATCCGGGTAAAATGGCCGAATGAATTAGTTTTATTGGCGAATTCATTCAATCGGATGAGCGTTCAGTTAAAGAGTTCTCACGACCAGCTAGCCGAGTATTCGCGATCGCTGGAACATAAAGTCCGAGAACGCACGCTCGAACTCCAACAAGAAAAAGAAAAATCCGAACAATTATTGTTAAATATTCTTCCAAAACCGATCGCCGAACGCTTGAAAAACGATCGAAGTGCGATCGCCGAACATTTCGACTGCGTGACGATTTTATTTGCGGACATTGTCGGATTTACGCAGTTGTCGGCGCGGTTAACTCCTTCGGAGTTAGTGGAAGTTCTCAATCAGATTTTCTCTGTCTTTGACGAGTTAAGCGAACGACATCAATTAGAAAAAATTAAAACGATTGGGGATGCGTATATGGTGGTCGGTGGTTTACCGTTAGGAACGGCAGATCCGACGGCGGCGATCGCGGATATGGCGTTAGAAATGCAACGATTTATTCGCAGTTTTCAAACGATTTACGGCGAATCTTTTCAAATTCGGATCGGGATTCATTGCGGTTCGGTGGTGGCGGGAGTGATTGGAACGAAAAAGTTTATTTATGACTTATGGGGAGATACGGTCAATGTGGCGTCGCGGATGGAGTCGCAAGGAAGTCCGGGACAGATTCAAGTGACGGAGGCGGTTTATTCCGTATTGCGCGATCGCTATCATTTTGAGAAACGGGGGGCGATCTCGGTGAAAGGAAAGGGAGACATGACCACGTATTGGTTAGTAGATGGGCGATCGCCTCCCGAAGATTATCAAATGTGAACTACCGCTATTGAATCAAAGATTACAATAGCGGCTTCCCTCTTCACTGGGGACTGCGCTAGATAGAACTGAAGTTCTACCACCTCGTCTTACATCCCCTCCAAGGGCAGTAGAGCGAGTTCCTAACTCTAATATCCGTAAGCCTTCATTTTTGAGATTAATGGCGGCATTGATATCCCTGTCATGATGGGTTTGGCGATGTTCGCAAGTCCAGCTTCTCGCATCAAGAGACAAGCTTTTGGTTTGATTGAGGCATACATGGCAGGTTTTAGAAGAAGGAAAAAATCGATCGACTTCTAGATACACTTTTCCTTCTGATTCAGCCTTGTACTTTAACATCGTACAAAACATCCCCCAACCGACATCACTAATCGCTTTGGCGAGTTGGTGATGGCGAACCATACCTATCCCCCCTTTAGTTCCCCCCTTAATAAGGGGGGAACTAAAGGGGGGATTCGACCACAATCACTTGGTTTTCGTTCACTATCTTACGGGATAGCTTGTGGAGAAAATCTTCACGACAGCGACTTATTTTGGCGTGAATCTTGGCAACTTTTACCCGCGATTTATTGCGGTTGTTGCTGCCTTTCCTTTTTCGAGCGTGTTTTTGCTGTTTTCTTTTTAGGTTTTGCGCGTGTTTATCAAAATGCTTGGGATTATTGTATTTTGACCCCTCACTGGTCATCGCAAAATCGGTCAGCCCTAAATCAATGCCAATTGCTTTTCCTTCAGTTGAGGGAAAGGGAGGTTCTTTTTTACCCTCTACCAAAACTGAAGCATAATATTTACCATCTGGATTTTTGGAGAGGGTTACAGTTTTGATTTTTCCCTCAAAACTTCGATGCTGACGACAACGCACTAACCCAACTTTAGGCAGTTTGATGTAATTTCCCTCAAACTTAACATTTTGAGGATAACTGATAGATTGCCTTCCCTGCTTGGATTTGAATCGGGGTAATTTTGCCCGTTTCTCAAAGAAGTTTCGATAAGCGGTTGATCAGTTCAACGCCACGACTTGCAAGCATTGGGAATAGACATCTTCTTTAAGCCAAGGGTATTCCTTTTTGAGGGTAGGTAATAATCCCTGAAGATAACCCCTCGATAGACCTTTTCCGGTCGCTCGATAAGTCTCTTGGCACAAATTTAACGCATAGTTCCAATACCAACGACAGCAACCAAAGCTCTTGGCTAAAGTCGCTTGTTGCTTGTGGGTTGGATAGATGCGGTATTTGTACGCCTTGAACATTATCGCCGATATAGTCAAATGATAAGATTATCACTGATTTGCCGAAGAGTCGCTTTCATCCCACGATTCACCTTCGGTAGAATCGGGGAATTCCCGCTCCCATTGTTAAAATTCGCTTTTCGAGTCGATCCTCAAATTGATTCGATCGGCAATTTCACCGATCGCCGCCCGATGTTGGGAAAGCCGGGATTTAGGGGCGATTGGAAGAGCGAATTAATTGGGTGGCGCGATCGGTATCGACGGGTTTGGAAAACCAATAACCTTGGCCCTGCTGGCATCCCAAGCTTTTGAGCTGCACCAGTTGTCCTGCGGTTTCGATGCCTTCGGCGATCGTGTTCATATCCAACGCATGAGCGAGACTGACGATCGCCTGGACGATTTCGAGGTCTTTCCCTTCACTGATCATCCGACTGACGAAGGAGCGATCGATCTTGAGGGTATCGATCGGAAATTGCGCCAAATGAGATAAAGACGAATACCCGGTGCCGAAATCGTCCAAACACAGGTGAATGCGCCGTTTTTTCAGTTCTAACAGGGTTTTAGTGGCGGCTTCGGTATCGCGCATGAGCACGCTTTCGGTGATTTCAAGTTTCAACGCTTCCGGATTCAACCCGGTTTCGCGCAGGGTGCGATCGATGTTTTCGACTAAATCGGGCTGTAAAAACTGTTTCCCCGATAAATTAACGCTGAGGCTTAGGTGTTCGCAGGCGTGCGGATAATCTCGCTGCCATCGGACGAGTTGCTGGCACGCTTCGTACAGAACCCATTCCCCGAGGGGAACGATCGTGCCATTTTCTTCGGCGAGGGGAATGAACTGAGCCGGAGAAATCAAGCCTTTTTGAGGGTGCTGCCAGCGCACGAGGGTCTCGAAGCCGACTAAATGACCGTCGATCAGGGAGACGATCGGCTGGTAGGTCAAGAAGAGGTCGGTTTTGCCTTCGGTTTCGAGGTCGTGGAGGGTGCGGCGTAGGTCGTTTTCGAGTTGCAACCGTTGCACGGCGCGATCGTGCATGGCTTTGTCGAAGACCGCATAACGGGCTTTTCCGGCAGCTTTGGCGGCGTACATGGCCAGATCGGCGTTGCGTAGCAGGTCTGCCGGGGCGTCGTAATCGGTGGTACTCAGGGCGATGCCGATGCTGGCGGTGACGAACACTTCGTGTCCGCTAAAGGTGAAGGGGGCGCTCAGTTGGGCGTGGATGCTTTCGGCGACGACGGTGGCTTCTTCCAAACTGTGGAGGTTGTCGAGCAGGATCGTGAAGTGGTCGCCGCCGAGTCGGGCGACGGTGAAGTTGGCCGATCGCCTGCGAGAGGAAGACTGGCGGTAGTTATATAGAGATTCGGCTACTGGGGGCGGCGGGTCGATCGCCTCGGCGAGAGAGGAGATTCCTTCGAGTTCGGCGAGTCCTTTTTGCAGGCGATAGGCGATCGCGACGAGCAACATGTCGCCGATCGCGTGACCCAAACTGTCGTTGACAATTTTAAAACGGTCGAGATCGATAAACAGTACGGCAAACAGGCGGTCGCTCCTGTCTTTGACCCGTTGGCTGGCGGCGTGCAACTGTTCCATAAACAGCGCCCGGTTGGGCAACCCGGTCAAGGCGTCGTAATAGGCTTGGTGGATTAATTTTTCTTCGGCGTTTTTGCGCTCGGTAATATCGATTTGAACGCCGATAAAATGGGTCAATCGACCGCGATCGTTTTTGACTGGAGACAGGCGCAGCTCGTTCCAAAAGGGGGTGCTATCTTTGCGATAGTTCTGCAAAATCACCGTGCAGTCTTCTCCGTTGCGAATCGCCGATCGCAAGCGATTTAAAACGGTGGTGTCGCGGTTTTTGCCTTGTAAAAAGCGGCAGTTTTTACCGAGAACTTCCGCCGACCGATATCCGGTAATTTCTTCAAAAGCCCGGTTGACGTAAACGACGGGGTTGTCTCCGGCGCAAGCGTCGGTAATCACGATGCCGTTATTGCTGGCGGCGATCGCCCGTTCGAGCAGTTTGAGCCATTCTTCTTGTTGGTGGCGGTCGGTCACGTCCCGGGCGTTGACGACAAAACCGCGAATGCTCGGATCGTCGAGGCGGTTGCTGCCGACGGATTCTAAATAAATCCACTCGCCGTTGCCGTGCAGAAAGCGACATTCGATTTCGACGAGAAAATCCGGTCGGGCGAGGGCGGTTAAAAATAATTCTTGAAAGCTGTGGCGATCGTCGGGATGGATATATTCAAAAACATTTTTACCGATTAATTGTTCCGGGGTATATCCTAAAATTTTCTCGCTCGACGGACTGGTGTAGGCGATCGCCCCTCGGTCGGTGAGGATGGCGATCGTGTCCGAGGAATACTGCACCAAGGATCGAAAGCGTTCTTCGCTGCGATACAAGGCATCGACGGCAGCTTTGCGTTCGGTAATGTCGAGGGCGATAAAACAAACGCCGATGACTCGGTCGTTCTCGTCAAAAACGGGATAGTAACTGACTTCAAACCAGTTATCCTCGGTTCCATTCCCGCGAATGTTGCGTTGGGTGGAGATGCAATGGCCCGCTAAGGCGGCGTGAAAGTCGCGGTTGAAGTCTTCTAAGTCTTCGGGGGCGACGTATTCGTAAATGGAGTCTCCCGGCTGAATGGTTTTTTGCCAAACGGCTTCGGTGGCGAGGCGGGCGGTTTTGTTAAAGACTTGAATGCGATAGTCGCAATCGATAAAGACGACGGCTTGCAGGGAAGAATTGAGGATGGCCCTGAAGTGGGCTTCCGATTGGGTCAGGGCGGCTTCGGTTTGTTTGCGATCGCTGATATCGACGACGGTTCCGGTCATGCGGAGGACTGCCCCGGCTTCGTCGCAGACGACATCCCCTTGAAAGGCGATCCAACGCACGCGACCGGAGGCGGGATCGAGCAGGCGGTGTTCGTTGTAGTAGTTCGTTTTGGCGGAGACGGCGCGCATGACGGCTTTGCGGACTGTGGCGCGATCGTCGGGATGGACGTATTGCCAGTAGGACTCCGGGCGATCGCCAAAACAGCCGGGGGGCAGTCCGAACATCCCCTCGACGCCGAGAGACCAGGTGACGCGGTTGCTGTGGCGTTCCCAGTCCCAAACCCCCATACGGGCGGCTTGCAGGGCTTGGCGCAGTCGCGTTTCGCTCTCTTGCAAGGCGAACAGGGCTTGCTGGCGAAACGCCTTCGGCGTCGCTTCGCTAACGGTGATATCGACGATATAGCCGCGATAGTGGAGGATTTCGCCGTGGCGATCGCGCACGACCACGGTAAAATCGCGAATCCAGCGACTTTCGCCGTTCGCACAACAAATCCGGTAATTTTGCTCGAAGCGGTCTTGTCCGGCGGCGAGGAACTGTTCGACTTCGGCGGCGACCCGGGGCAAGTCGTCGGGATGGACGATCTCGGCGTAGCACAAGCCTTCTTCGATAAAGGTTTGGGGATGGTAGCCGAATTGGGTAACGTTGGGTGAGACCGATGCTACGGGCCAGTTTTCTCGGGGTTGCCATTGGAATACGGTGACCGGGCCGCCGACGAACAGATCGCTTTCGGTTTGGGGGGCGATCGGGTCGCGGCTCCCTTGGTATATTGCCGCCGTGGGGGGCAATTCTCGCACTTTGCCAAATAAGCCGATCGGATCTCCGAAGGTGTTATACAAAGGGTGGGTTTCGTGGCGGTAGAGGCTGCCGTCGGCGGATTCGACCCAAGTTTCGGCTCGACCCGCGAGTCCTCGGGCGATCGCCCGGGAGATTTCCGGACGCTGGCGGTAGCGATCGAATGCCAATTCTGCCTCGATTTCGGCGCGATTTTCCTCGGCAGACGCGACTCGTTCGCCGCCGAGGATCCCGGGCGCGGATCCTTCAATTTGAAGGGGTCGTCCTCGCAGATCGAGGGTGTAGGTGAGGATCGATCCGCCTTCTACGGTGAGTTGCTGTTTGCGTCGTTCTAGTTGTAGGGCTTCTTCGAGCTGGCGCCGTTCGAGTTCGGCGGTGGCGCGAGCGGCGAAACAGCGTAAAATCGAGTCGGTTTCTTCATCGGCGGACCAGTGGCGATCGCCGATCAGTCCGACCAGTCCCAAGGCCCGACCGTCGCGACCTTCCAAGCGCACGCCGAAATACTGGCACGGGGGTTCGCCGTCGCTGTCGAAAGCGTCGGTAAAGCAAACGACTTCGGGGGGCAACCAACCGCTCCCCTGTCCGAGGTCTAGCACTTGCGCCCAGGGGGTTTGATTCAACCAATATTCCCCTTGGGGCAGGCACTCGCAGCCGGAACATTGGATTTGAATCGGTTGTTGGGGATTGCCGACCCAAATTCGGGCGGGGCGATCGTTCCCGCCGACCAGTTCGGCGACAAAGGCCGATCGCGCGCCGACGGCGAGGGCTAAATAACGCGCCAATTCGCCCAAGCAGGTCGTTCCCCCGTCGCCGAGGGGGCTGTCGAGCAGGACTTTGAGGGTATCTTTGGCTTGTTTGAAATGGGTAATATCGATAAAGGTTTTTAAGAAGAGGGCTTCGTCGGCGATCGGCTGTTGGCGCGCGTTCATCGACACCCAAATCGGACTTCCATCTATTTTTTTGGCCAACAGTGGCCAGTCACTAATTTCGCCTCGTTCGGAGACGGACTGAACCAGTTCGGCCCGTTGGTTCGGATTCCAATACAGTTGAAGGGTTTGGCAGCCGACCAGTTGGCCGTCCTCGTAACCGAATAGTTTTTCTAATCGCGGGTTGGCATAGACAATTACCCCGTCGCTAGGGCGCACGAGGGCCATCGCAATGGGTAAGTCTCGACCGATTTGTTGGTAAATGGACTGTCCCTCGAACATCTTTTCTCTAGGGTCGGGCAATTCCAGCCACGGCAAGGGTCTCGCCCGTGTTTGCAGGCTGCTTTCCGTTGTCTTCTGAGTGTATTTAGAACTTTGCTTTTCTAAATTGCGGTTAGTCGAGGCGCGATCCCTTTGATGTCCGACTAATCCCATTGGTTCTCCTTCAATTACCCATCTTATCCGGGTTAGATGCCACCCCGGAATCTCAGCTAAAACTCAACATTTTGTTACTATATTAGTATTTTTCTTGCTTTTTAAAAATTAATTTAATCAAACTTAAATAAAAGTATAAAACTGGGGGATCGCTGAAAAGCTTAAAAAAAACTTAAGAATTCAATCCTTTTCTGGATCGTCCCCTTGTTCTTAACTGGAGTCGAGCATTGGCAAAAGACGATCGCTTCGATCGCCGTTCAATTTCTCTTCAAAAAAAATATTTTTGGGTTCGATCGCGGCCATTCTCTCGAACTTCAAACAGGTTTAGAAAATTTTGAGAATTTTGATACTTTTACCCGTCCCCACCGCCCGATCCGGGAACGGGGCGATCGTCGGGACCGACCCCCCGCATCGGAGATCGCCCGACCTCGCCCCAGATTTGTCAAATAACTTTTACATTTGTAAATAAATTTGTAAATAATATTTACAAAATTCAGCTAAAATAAAAACGATTGCAATCGAGCCGGGGAGCGCGCGTTGGATGGGGATTGGCCAAATCGCCGCGATCGCGACCCATAAGGAGCCAACACCTCCAGATCGCCGATCGCACCGCCACCGTCGCACTCGCCTCACTCGCTACGGAAGCAAGTGCGCCACCAACCTCTACCACCCACGAGAAACCCCCCAACAGAGGCCATCCA from Oxynema aestuarii AP17 harbors:
- a CDS encoding alpha/beta hydrolase, whose product is MSQLNRAFELLQPVPDRGDRPILVFFPGMDGRGTLLQAQIEKGLDRAFDLRCLSLPPNERDSWFEMTERAIAALKIAKGDRRRPLYLCAESFGGCLALNVLLAAGDLVDRAVLINPASAFDRRSWIQWGSHLSGWIPAPLYPLSAIALLPFLASLGRLSRPESQALLAAMQSLPQETSSWRIGLLRDFAIAPEQLRQIQVPVAIVASGADRLLASIAESERLLTHLGNARRVILPESGHACLLETEVNLYQLLGDLDFLPPAAIALTPGCDRH
- a CDS encoding DUF1257 domain-containing protein encodes the protein MSHFTTIQTQIKAIEPLVKALADLGFYAIEIHQIPQALYGYQGDRRSQTAEVIVRRQYIGANSNDIGFKRQPDNTFEAIISEYDRQQYSQQWIDQLTQRYAYHQLMAEAPAQGFNIESEETLEDGTIRVVVGRWV
- a CDS encoding adenylate/guanylate cyclase domain-containing protein, with protein sequence MSTNHNGLRVQFSKQRMTVIDVTEPRPAVRSRLGPWKIPLRLFLVVPFVVQISVAVGLTGWLSLKNGEQAVNDLASQLRAEIGARIDQQLQNYLQVPRTLDRINADAIELGQIDITDTASLTRQFWRQRDLFKPVVVSALYFGGADGEFIGLGFQNDNTWQVGRAGAYTEGKFHSYATDDRGNPTDLLEVGNAYDPRARPWYRNAIEAKQPTWSDIYVDFKDPRLKITLVEPIYRDDGSLLGVLGVDFVLSHIRSFLQGLQIGQSGQTFIMERSGLLVASSVSQDPFNKVGDRVERIKAEDVEHPLIRNTARMLDGYFNQNLDKITQTRQLQFQLDGEKHFVQVMPFSDGENLDWLIVIVVPEADFMERIHVNTRTTIQLCAIALIVASLLGWIASRWITQPILRLSEASMEIAEGNFNQKIRVKWPNELVLLANSFNRMSVQLKSSHDQLAEYSRSLEHKVRERTLELQQEKEKSEQLLLNILPKPIAERLKNDRSAIAEHFDCVTILFADIVGFTQLSARLTPSELVEVLNQIFSVFDELSERHQLEKIKTIGDAYMVVGGLPLGTADPTAAIADMALEMQRFIRSFQTIYGESFQIRIGIHCGSVVAGVIGTKKFIYDLWGDTVNVASRMESQGSPGQIQVTEAVYSVLRDRYHFEKRGAISVKGKGDMTTYWLVDGRSPPEDYQM
- a CDS encoding PAS domain S-box protein, giving the protein MGLVGHQRDRASTNRNLEKQSSKYTQKTTESSLQTRARPLPWLELPDPREKMFEGQSIYQQIGRDLPIAMALVRPSDGVIVYANPRLEKLFGYEDGQLVGCQTLQLYWNPNQRAELVQSVSERGEISDWPLLAKKIDGSPIWVSMNARQQPIADEALFLKTFIDITHFKQAKDTLKVLLDSPLGDGGTTCLGELARYLALAVGARSAFVAELVGGNDRPARIWVGNPQQPIQIQCSGCECLPQGEYWLNQTPWAQVLDLGQGSGWLPPEVVCFTDAFDSDGEPPCQYFGVRLEGRDGRALGLVGLIGDRHWSADEETDSILRCFAARATAELERRQLEEALQLERRKQQLTVEGGSILTYTLDLRGRPLQIEGSAPGILGGERVASAEENRAEIEAELAFDRYRQRPEISRAIARGLAGRAETWVESADGSLYRHETHPLYNTFGDPIGLFGKVRELPPTAAIYQGSRDPIAPQTESDLFVGGPVTVFQWQPRENWPVASVSPNVTQFGYHPQTFIEEGLCYAEIVHPDDLPRVAAEVEQFLAAGQDRFEQNYRICCANGESRWIRDFTVVVRDRHGEILHYRGYIVDITVSEATPKAFRQQALFALQESETRLRQALQAARMGVWDWERHSNRVTWSLGVEGMFGLPPGCFGDRPESYWQYVHPDDRATVRKAVMRAVSAKTNYYNEHRLLDPASGRVRWIAFQGDVVCDEAGAVLRMTGTVVDISDRKQTEAALTQSEAHFRAILNSSLQAVVFIDCDYRIQVFNKTARLATEAVWQKTIQPGDSIYEYVAPEDLEDFNRDFHAALAGHCISTQRNIRGNGTEDNWFEVSYYPVFDENDRVIGVCFIALDITERKAAVDALYRSEERFRSLVQYSSDTIAILTDRGAIAYTSPSSEKILGYTPEQLIGKNVFEYIHPDDRHSFQELFLTALARPDFLVEIECRFLHGNGEWIYLESVGSNRLDDPSIRGFVVNARDVTDRHQQEEWLKLLERAIAASNNGIVITDACAGDNPVVYVNRAFEEITGYRSAEVLGKNCRFLQGKNRDTTVLNRLRSAIRNGEDCTVILQNYRKDSTPFWNELRLSPVKNDRGRLTHFIGVQIDITERKNAEEKLIHQAYYDALTGLPNRALFMEQLHAASQRVKDRSDRLFAVLFIDLDRFKIVNDSLGHAIGDMLLVAIAYRLQKGLAELEGISSLAEAIDPPPPVAESLYNYRQSSSRRRSANFTVARLGGDHFTILLDNLHSLEEATVVAESIHAQLSAPFTFSGHEVFVTASIGIALSTTDYDAPADLLRNADLAMYAAKAAGKARYAVFDKAMHDRAVQRLQLENDLRRTLHDLETEGKTDLFLTYQPIVSLIDGHLVGFETLVRWQHPQKGLISPAQFIPLAEENGTIVPLGEWVLYEACQQLVRWQRDYPHACEHLSLSVNLSGKQFLQPDLVENIDRTLRETGLNPEALKLEITESVLMRDTEAATKTLLELKKRRIHLCLDDFGTGYSSLSHLAQFPIDTLKIDRSFVSRMISEGKDLEIVQAIVSLAHALDMNTIAEGIETAGQLVQLKSLGCQQGQGYWFSKPVDTDRATQLIRSSNRP